The proteins below are encoded in one region of Peribacillus muralis:
- the fapR gene encoding transcription factor FapR, whose translation MRRNKKERQQLLIETIKQNPFVTDEELAEKYSVSVQTIRLDRLELSIPELRERIKNVAEKKFSDEIRALPLDEIIGEVIDLNLDDNAISILDIKKEHVFKRNGIARGHHLFAQANSLAVAVMNDELALTAKASISFTRSVKENERVVAKAKVKSVDHTNDRSVVEVRSYVGNELVFKGEFEMYRS comes from the coding sequence ATGCGAAGAAACAAGAAGGAACGCCAGCAATTATTAATCGAAACGATTAAACAGAATCCTTTTGTAACGGATGAGGAGCTGGCTGAAAAATATTCGGTGAGCGTCCAGACAATTAGGCTTGATCGGCTTGAATTATCGATACCGGAACTGCGTGAACGCATTAAGAACGTGGCCGAGAAAAAATTCAGTGACGAAATCAGGGCTTTGCCTTTGGATGAAATCATCGGGGAAGTAATTGATCTCAATTTAGATGACAATGCCATTTCGATTTTGGATATAAAAAAAGAGCATGTCTTCAAACGGAACGGAATTGCCAGGGGGCATCACCTTTTTGCCCAAGCAAATTCATTGGCGGTAGCGGTCATGAATGATGAATTGGCATTGACTGCAAAGGCATCCATTTCCTTTACTCGTTCCGTAAAGGAAAATGAAAGAGTGGTAGCTAAAGCGAAGGTTAAAAGCGTGGACCATACCAATGATCGATCAGTGGTGGAGGTCAGAAGCTACGTAGGTAATGAGCTGGTTTTTAAAGGCGAGTTCGAAATGTATCGCTCTTAA